The Corvus moneduloides isolate bCorMon1 chromosome 5, bCorMon1.pri, whole genome shotgun sequence genome includes a region encoding these proteins:
- the LOC116444745 gene encoding basic proline-rich protein-like — protein sequence MEAPSPHGGCRPVSLWGSAGRRGGESLYSSFFHVRTEQQLQLLPPSPPGNAAQPGTPVPGAASRAHTPTSSRGTVPPSPQTPPPREPPSAAPEPSSGKASSGKSPGRPPQRPPPPAPARAASAPRPEPQEPPRPPRPDPRRERQGPPARAAGWDRPRFPSAPELPARPAAAPMPTGPGRLGPGTAPAPAKAPGPRSRQSSRPRRGSQPRHPSPAPRCSCRCPRAQRGTEKRREAAAAAAAFVAPRRRHRPGPAPASLPVPPAPVPIQPQPGPAPELPEQLCGRPAFTVRGSGREPEPAAAPGEAGAALPPLSAPKAAAPPPLPEPPRGSRQAAAPAIASFGSRGEPGRRQRAAPSWAETSRARPKAASGAEFSRTELSSSRAQPTRDELSRKVPKKNEFSRVWPNILEFTRKDSSRAE from the coding sequence ATGGAGGCACCCTCCCCGCACGGAGGGTGCCGTCCTGTGTCTCTGTGGGGCAGCGCTGGCAGACGTGGGGGGGAATCGCTTTATTCAAGTTTCTTTCACGTGCGCACAGAACAACAGCTGCAACTCCTCCCGCCCAGCCCGCCCGGGAACGCGGCCCAGCCGGGGACACCCGTTCCCGGGGCAGCATCCCGCGCTCACACCCCAACCTCCTCCAGGGGCACCGTGCCCCCGAGCCCCCAAACACCTCCCCCACGGGAACCCCCCTCAGCCGCCCCCGAACCTTCCTCCGGGAAAGCCTCCTCCGGGAAAAGCCCCGGGCGGCCGCCGcagcggccgccgccgcccgccccagCCCGTGCGGCCTCCGCGCCTCGCCCGGAGCCGCAGGAacccccgcggccgccgcggccCGACCCGCGCCGGGAGCGGCAGGGCCCGCCGGCCCGAGCGGCGGGATGGGACCGTCCCCGCTTCCCCTCGGCCCCGGAACTCCCTGCCCGGCCCGCGGCAGCTCCTATGCCCACCGGCCCGGGGAGGCTCGGCCCGGGAactgccccggccccggccaAGGCTCCCGGCCCCCGGTCCCGGCAAAGCTCCCGGCCCCGGCGAGGCTCGCAGCCCCGCCACCCCTCACCTGCTCCGCGCTGCAGCTGCCGCTGCCCCCGCGCCCAGCGCGGAACTGAAAAAAGACGCGaggccgctgccgccgctgctgctTTTGTGGCCCCGCGCAGGCGCcaccgccccggccccgcccccgcctcgCTGCCGGTCCCGCCCGCCCCGGTACCgatccagccccagcccggccccgccccggagCTCCCGGAACAGCTGTGCGGGCGCCCCGCCTTCACCGTCCGGGGCTCTGGACGAGAACCCGAGCCCGCTGCTGCCCCGGGAGAGGCGggggccgcgctcccgccgctcaGCGCCCCGAAAGCGGCGGCGCCGCCCCCGCTGCCGGAGCCTCCCCGGGGAAGCCGCCAGGCCGCGGCCCCGGCGATCGCTTCGTTCGGCAGCCGCGGGGAGCCCGGCCGGAGGCAGCGAGCGGCGCCGAGTTGGGCCGAAACGAGCCGAGCTCGGCCGAAGGCAGCGAGCGGCGCCGAGTTCAGCCGAACCGAGCTGAGTTCGAGCCGAGCTCAGCCGACCAGAGACGAACTGAGCCGAAAAGTGCCGAAGAAAAACGAGTTTAGCCGAGTTTGGCCGAATATACTCGAGTTTACACGAAAAGACTCGAGTCGAGCCGAATGA